From a region of the Dermatophagoides farinae isolate YC_2012a chromosome 3, ASM2471394v1, whole genome shotgun sequence genome:
- the LOC124495003 gene encoding type 1 phosphatidylinositol 4,5-bisphosphate 4-phosphatase isoform X2 has product MDGNSERRPLLSTSTGNHIPDVIPVPPIRPEDLPQNIGTNNLLACLVCGSMIDITNKKEQHVVKCENCNEATPIRPAPSGRRFVRCPCNCLLVCNESAIRISCPRPQCRRIIIVKSDLPINNNNNNRSGDLDSNYEQSSVSIFCAHCHCSFLFSRDEWLARCPHCRKLSSVNPKLSRMRGFIFLSISLILLVIALGTIFGTMARTRLGYGGFIVLDIFLAIIFIYFIYRTIFYFRLKISKSTQSSAFT; this is encoded by the exons atggatggcAATTCAGAAAGACGCCCACTTCTTTCCACATCAA cTGGCAATCATATTCCTGATGTAATTCCTGTTCCACCAATTCGACCAGAAGATTTACCACAAAATATTGGAACAAATAATCTATTGGCATGTTTGGTTTGTGgttcaatgattgatataacaaataaaaaagaacaacATGTTgttaaatgtgaaaattgtAATGAAGCAACC CCAATTCGACCAGCGCCATCAGGACGTCGATTTGTAAGATGTCCTTGTAATTGTCTTTTGGTCTGTAATGAATCAGCGATTCGTATATCCTGTCCACGACCACAATG CCGACGTATCATCATAGTGAAGTCTGATCTAccgatcaataataataataataatcgttctGGTGATCTTGATTCCAATTATGAACAATCATCGGTATCGATATTCTGTgctcattgtcattgttcatttttatttagcCGTGATGAATGGCTTGCACGTTGTCCACATTGTCGAAAATTGTCATCGGTCAATCCGAAATTATCACGTATGCGTGGCtttatttttctatcaatatcattaatattattgGTTATTGCATTGGGTACAATATTCGGCACAATGGCACGTACACGTCTTGGTTATGGTGGTTTTATTGTTctcgatatttttttagcCATCATATTCATCTATTTTATCTATCGTACAATATTCTATTTTCGTTTAAAAATCAGTAAAAGTACACAAAGCAGTGCATTTacatag
- the LOC124495003 gene encoding type 1 phosphatidylinositol 4,5-bisphosphate 4-phosphatase isoform X1, translating to MDGNSERRPLLSTSSQSSGNHIPDVIPVPPIRPEDLPQNIGTNNLLACLVCGSMIDITNKKEQHVVKCENCNEATPIRPAPSGRRFVRCPCNCLLVCNESAIRISCPRPQCRRIIIVKSDLPINNNNNNRSGDLDSNYEQSSVSIFCAHCHCSFLFSRDEWLARCPHCRKLSSVNPKLSRMRGFIFLSISLILLVIALGTIFGTMARTRLGYGGFIVLDIFLAIIFIYFIYRTIFYFRLKISKSTQSSAFT from the exons atggatggcAATTCAGAAAGACGCCCACTTCTTTCCACATCAAGTCAGTctt cTGGCAATCATATTCCTGATGTAATTCCTGTTCCACCAATTCGACCAGAAGATTTACCACAAAATATTGGAACAAATAATCTATTGGCATGTTTGGTTTGTGgttcaatgattgatataacaaataaaaaagaacaacATGTTgttaaatgtgaaaattgtAATGAAGCAACC CCAATTCGACCAGCGCCATCAGGACGTCGATTTGTAAGATGTCCTTGTAATTGTCTTTTGGTCTGTAATGAATCAGCGATTCGTATATCCTGTCCACGACCACAATG CCGACGTATCATCATAGTGAAGTCTGATCTAccgatcaataataataataataatcgttctGGTGATCTTGATTCCAATTATGAACAATCATCGGTATCGATATTCTGTgctcattgtcattgttcatttttatttagcCGTGATGAATGGCTTGCACGTTGTCCACATTGTCGAAAATTGTCATCGGTCAATCCGAAATTATCACGTATGCGTGGCtttatttttctatcaatatcattaatattattgGTTATTGCATTGGGTACAATATTCGGCACAATGGCACGTACACGTCTTGGTTATGGTGGTTTTATTGTTctcgatatttttttagcCATCATATTCATCTATTTTATCTATCGTACAATATTCTATTTTCGTTTAAAAATCAGTAAAAGTACACAAAGCAGTGCATTTacatag
- the LOC124495004 gene encoding protein FAM210B, mitochondrial, whose amino-acid sequence MISIRTLQRFYYFRDFRIFNSGLSTSTNDCRLGKPSIYYMMMINIQRRQISDDGQQQRQQKSTTGKSKEHKEMKAHFMEDGIRMTTRERLKRMAILYGPLATVLHIGLSLTFLGITYIVIKYGFDAFGFMNDHNLFGETYMKILATGGTFGVAYAIYKAMMPLRVLVTIFVTPKVANKLQTMGLIKKRF is encoded by the coding sequence atgatttcaataCGAACATTACAacgattttattatttccgTGATTTTCGAATCTTTAATAGTGGTCTTTCAACATCTACTAATGATTGCCGTCTAGGCAAaccatcaatttattatatgatgatgataaatatacaacgacgacaaataTCGGATgatggtcaacaacaacgacaacaaaaatcaacaacaggaAAATCAAAAGAACATAAGGAAATGAAAGCACATTTCATGGAAGATGGTATTCGAATGACAACCAGAGAACGTTTAAAACGGATGGCTATTCTTTATGGTCCATTGGCAACCGTTTTACATATTGGTCtttcattgacatttttaGGCATAACATATATTGTGATTAAATATGGTTTCGATGCATTCGGTTTTatgaatgatcataattTATTTGGTGAAACTTATATGAAAATTCTGGCTACTGGTGGTACATTTGGTGTTGCATATGCAATATATAAAGCAATGATGCCATTACGTGTATTGGTCACCATATTTGTTACGCCTAAAGTTGCAAATAAATTACAAACAATGGGTTTAATTAAAAAACGtttctag
- the Dhdds gene encoding dehydrodolichyl diphosphate synthase subunit codes for MTTLFQKHERTWLERIVIRILKQGVIPKHIAFIMDGNRRFAEKLNIKKMIGHSKGFAKLTETLSWCRDLGITQATLYTFSIENFKRPKEEVDYLMDLFRIQTKKVIEEMSKIKQHETCIRIYGNIHLLPIDIQQNIARLVIETAKFDKFYLNICFAYTAREEINNAFIDLQQCVENHIIEPSDINHTTITNAMYSLGLNDPDILIRTSGEMRLSDFLLWQSSFSTIFFLDALWPEFTIWHLFAAIINHQYEYRSIKKSRENYFQLLQKEDDEFCRKIYHSHSSNYHYNNYEEFMAKRESKIKECNEFIRNKRIEHLYSILSAADMNSNSNNNNNHSNDKTTATTTTTTIKKLTNGNHHHNINGHVYEFNQSL; via the coding sequence atgacaacattgtttcaaaaacatGAACGTACATGGCTAGAACGGATTGTCATACGAATATTGAAACAAGGTGTTATACCAAAACATATTGCATTCATAATGGATGGTAATCGTCGTTTTGctgaaaaattaaacattaaaaaaatgattggccATAGTAAAGGTTTTGCAAAATTAACTGAAACATTGTCATGGTGTCGTGATCTCGGTATTACACAAGCTACCCTTTATACGTTTagtattgaaaattttaaaagaCCTAAAGAAGAAGTAGATTATCTGATGGATTTGTTTCGGatacaaacgaaaaaagttATTGAAGAAAtgtcgaaaataaaacaacatgAAACCTGTATACGTATCTATGGTAATATTCATCTACTTCCAATAGATATTCAACAAAACATTGCCCGATTGGTCATCGAGACGGctaaatttgataaattttatcTTAACATTTGTTTTGCCTATACAGCAAGAGAAGAAATAAACAATGCATTCATCGATCTACAACAATGTGTCGAGAATCATATTATCGAACCAAGTGACATTAATCATACGACCATTACGAATGCTATGTATTCACTAGGTCTAAACGATCCAGATATATTGATACGAACATCTGGTGAAATGCGTTTATcagattttcttctttggcaatcatcattttcgacaatattttttcttgatgcATTATGGCCAGAGTTTACTATTTGGCATCTTTTTGCtgcaataataaatcatcaatatgaataTCGTTCGATTAAAAAATCGCgtgaaaattatttccaaCTTCTACAgaaagaagatgatgaattctgtcgaaaaatttatcatagccattcatcaaattatcattataataattacgAAGAATTTATGGCCAAAcgtgaatcaaaaatcaaggaatgtaatgaatttattcGTAATAAACGAATTGAACATCtctattcaattttatcagCTGCCGATATGAATAgtaatagcaacaacaacaacaaccattctaatgataaaacaacagcaacaacaacaacaacgacaattaAAAAACTAACAaatggtaatcatcatcataacatcaATGGACATGTCtatgaattcaatcaatcactgtaa